A genomic stretch from Haemophilus parainfluenzae ATCC 33392 includes:
- the hypF gene encoding carbamoyltransferase HypF, translating into MQGIELRIKGKVQGVGFRPFVWLLANQYGLNGDVNNDGQGVLIRFVSPPANAIEQFLSDLQNKLPPLAQITDITQRAIDWPDAATVTSFTIRESENNQMDTQIIPDAATCPHCLADLFDPNNRRYHYPFTNCTHCGPRFTIIKAIPYDRKNTAMSVFPLCPQCEKEYKDPADRRFHAQPNACSVCGPHIWLQDREETLATHETALKQTALLLQQGYIVAVKGLGGFHLACDSNNQKTVDLLRQRKHRPTKPLAIMVPDLQFLQNLSSQETELLTSSAAPIVLLAKHKVPNIADNIAPNLQEIGVMLPSNPLQHLLLRAINRPLVMTSANASGQPPVLKNEYAVEQLADLADFYLCHNRDILQRADDSLVRVAFDGLETLRRARGYVPDEIPLETQSTKNVLALGSDLKNTFCLLRHNKAILSQHIGDTANEQVRSQLSENLALFQQIYQFKPDIIAVDTHPDYFSSSIGKQLAEQQQIPPIEVLHHHAHIVSVMAEHHCNEPVIGLALDGIGMGENGQLWGGECLLVDYQHNQYLGGLPAVALPGGDLAAKQPWRNWLAHLHQFVPQWQEILTKTCTEPNWQILVNAIERGLNCPPISSAGRLFDAVAYALGIAPTIVSWEGEAACHLEALANTSSLATQAQSAVNIPVKMPLIGNKLDLAYFWQSWLNYQAPVADKAFAFHYALAQGFAELAANQARKYQCRTIVLSGGVMHNQLLRRLLKENLSEFHVLSAHKLPMGDGGLSLGQAVIAMHRN; encoded by the coding sequence ATGCAAGGGATCGAATTACGCATAAAAGGAAAAGTTCAGGGCGTGGGGTTTCGCCCTTTTGTCTGGCTTCTGGCAAATCAATATGGATTAAATGGAGATGTCAATAATGATGGACAAGGCGTGTTAATTCGTTTTGTCTCTCCACCAGCAAATGCAATTGAGCAATTTTTATCCGACCTACAAAATAAACTCCCACCTCTAGCGCAAATTACTGACATTACTCAGCGCGCCATAGATTGGCCTGACGCAGCCACAGTAACAAGCTTTACTATCCGGGAAAGCGAAAACAATCAAATGGACACGCAAATTATTCCCGATGCAGCAACCTGTCCACATTGTTTAGCTGATTTATTCGATCCCAACAATCGACGTTATCACTACCCTTTTACCAATTGTACCCATTGCGGCCCACGTTTTACTATCATTAAGGCAATTCCTTACGATCGAAAAAACACGGCGATGTCTGTTTTTCCACTTTGTCCACAATGTGAAAAAGAATATAAAGATCCCGCTGATCGTCGTTTTCATGCTCAACCCAATGCTTGTTCAGTCTGTGGACCCCATATCTGGTTGCAGGATCGAGAAGAGACACTCGCTACTCATGAAACCGCGCTAAAACAGACCGCACTTTTATTGCAACAAGGTTACATCGTCGCGGTAAAAGGCTTAGGCGGTTTCCATCTAGCCTGTGATTCGAATAATCAAAAGACGGTTGATTTATTACGTCAACGGAAACATCGTCCCACAAAACCATTAGCCATTATGGTGCCAGATCTGCAGTTTTTACAGAATTTGAGTTCTCAAGAAACAGAATTGCTAACCAGCAGTGCAGCACCGATTGTACTACTAGCAAAACATAAAGTACCCAATATTGCTGATAACATCGCACCTAACTTGCAAGAAATCGGCGTCATGCTTCCAAGTAATCCACTACAACATTTGTTATTACGCGCGATTAATCGTCCGCTCGTGATGACCTCTGCGAATGCCAGTGGGCAACCTCCTGTATTGAAAAATGAATATGCAGTGGAACAATTAGCTGATTTAGCGGATTTTTATCTTTGTCACAATCGCGATATTCTACAACGTGCCGATGATAGCCTTGTTCGCGTTGCCTTCGATGGATTAGAAACATTACGCCGTGCTCGTGGCTATGTACCTGATGAAATACCGCTTGAAACACAAAGCACAAAAAATGTATTAGCATTGGGTTCTGATCTGAAAAATACCTTCTGCTTACTACGTCACAACAAAGCCATACTGAGTCAACATATTGGCGATACAGCAAATGAACAAGTGCGGTCACAATTAAGTGAAAACCTTGCATTATTTCAGCAGATTTACCAATTTAAACCAGACATCATCGCGGTGGATACTCACCCTGACTATTTTTCATCTTCTATCGGAAAACAACTTGCTGAGCAGCAACAAATCCCCCCCATCGAAGTACTCCATCATCATGCTCATATTGTCAGCGTGATGGCCGAACATCATTGCAATGAACCTGTAATCGGTCTTGCACTAGACGGTATTGGCATGGGGGAAAATGGACAGCTTTGGGGGGGCGAATGTCTACTCGTTGACTATCAACATAATCAATATTTAGGTGGTCTGCCTGCTGTGGCTCTGCCGGGAGGCGATCTTGCAGCTAAACAACCTTGGCGCAACTGGTTGGCTCACCTGCATCAATTTGTACCACAATGGCAAGAAATTCTCACCAAAACCTGTACCGAACCGAATTGGCAAATATTAGTCAACGCCATTGAACGTGGACTCAATTGCCCACCTATATCATCTGCGGGTCGTTTATTTGATGCCGTAGCTTATGCTCTCGGTATTGCACCAACCATTGTTTCTTGGGAGGGCGAAGCTGCCTGTCATTTAGAAGCACTGGCAAATACCTCATCTTTGGCAACACAAGCACAAAGTGCGGTCAATATTCCAGTAAAAATGCCGCTTATCGGTAATAAACTGGATTTGGCTTATTTCTGGCAAAGTTGGTTGAATTACCAGGCGCCTGTCGCAGATAAAGCCTTTGCCTTTCATTATGCTCTCGCCCAAGGTTTTGCTGAACTTGCTGCGAACCAAGCACGAAAATACCAATGCCGTACTATCGTGCTGTCTGGCGGCGTGATGCATAACCAACTGCTACGTCGCTTATTAAAAGAAAATCTGAGCGAATTCCATGTACTGAGTGCGCATAAACTACCGATGGGTGATGGCGGACTCAGTTTAGGTCAGGCGGTTATTGCCATGCATAGAAACTGA
- a CDS encoding lysine exporter LysO family protein: protein MQDMINGLLIVLIPMVLGYLLKVNNKSYIAKINHIVMFLLYIILFLMGYLLGQLDDLEHKLPIIGTTAVTLSAIILGSNMVGLMLYDRFNPAEPLKSQGKIDSRWHSLIDSLKLSGTVVIGTLCGFLFKSYLMLPTGINLYVLIVLIFFVGIQLRNNGISLKEALFNKRGFQTGMVFTFTSLLGGIIAAFVLAMPITQGLAFASGMGWYSLSSVVLTNAWGPVQGSIAFFNDLSREIVSLFVIPLFMRHFRSTAIGITGATAIDCTLPIIQKAGGIEVTPIAISFGFVTNILPPLLLVFFSSIPL, encoded by the coding sequence ATGCAGGATATGATAAATGGCTTATTAATTGTCTTAATACCAATGGTGTTAGGTTATTTATTAAAGGTCAATAATAAATCCTATATTGCAAAAATAAATCATATCGTGATGTTTTTGCTTTATATTATTCTTTTCTTAATGGGCTATTTACTTGGTCAGTTAGATGATTTAGAGCATAAACTGCCGATTATTGGCACAACTGCGGTGACACTGTCTGCGATCATTTTGGGATCTAATATGGTTGGTTTGATGCTTTATGACCGCTTTAACCCCGCTGAGCCACTTAAATCACAAGGTAAAATTGATTCTCGTTGGCACTCCTTAATTGACTCACTCAAACTTTCCGGCACGGTAGTGATCGGCACCCTTTGTGGTTTCTTATTCAAATCCTATCTCATGTTACCTACCGGAATTAATCTGTATGTATTGATCGTACTGATTTTCTTTGTGGGGATTCAGCTAAGAAATAACGGTATTTCCTTAAAAGAGGCCCTTTTCAATAAACGAGGTTTCCAAACAGGGATGGTGTTTACTTTTACTTCATTATTAGGTGGTATCATTGCTGCTTTCGTTTTGGCTATGCCAATTACACAAGGGCTGGCATTTGCCTCTGGAATGGGTTGGTATTCGTTATCTAGTGTAGTATTGACCAATGCATGGGGACCGGTGCAGGGCAGTATTGCCTTTTTTAATGACTTATCCCGTGAAATTGTCAGCTTATTTGTGATCCCATTATTTATGCGTCATTTCCGTTCGACTGCAATTGGGATTACGGGTGCGACAGCAATAGATTGTACCTTGCCAATTATTCAAAAAGCAGGAGGTATTGAAGTCACGCCAATTGCGATTTCATTCGGCTTTGTTACGAATATTCTGCCACCGTTACTATTGGTTTTCTTTTCCAGTATTCCGTTATAA
- the aroG gene encoding 3-deoxy-7-phosphoheptulonate synthase AroG, whose amino-acid sequence MATKKEEIEVKVANDDTRIEKVDQVLPPIALLEKFPASQEAADLVHETRLHAHNIIHGKDDRLLVVIGPCSIHDPKAALDYAKRLKVLRDEYKDTLEVVMRVYFEKPRTTVGWKGLINDPYLNDTYRLNDGLRIARKLLSDINNLGVPSAGEFLDMITPQYVADFMSWGAIGARTTESQVHRELASGLSCAVGFKNGTNGGVKVALDAMGAAEASHYFLSVTKFGHSAIVSTKGNEDCHIILRGGDKGPNYKAEDVAKVCAEIEKSGRIPHVMVDFSHANSSKQFKKQMEVCEDVCQQIAGGSKQIFGVMVESHIVEGRQDLVDGKAQTYGQSITDACIGWEDTEIVLKQLSDAVLARRQVNG is encoded by the coding sequence ATGGCGACGAAGAAAGAAGAAATCGAAGTAAAAGTTGCAAATGATGATACCCGAATTGAAAAAGTCGATCAGGTATTACCCCCAATTGCCTTATTAGAAAAATTTCCTGCAAGTCAAGAAGCGGCTGATTTAGTTCATGAAACCCGCTTGCACGCACACAATATTATTCATGGAAAAGATGACCGTTTACTTGTAGTAATTGGTCCTTGTTCTATTCATGATCCTAAAGCCGCATTAGATTATGCCAAACGTTTAAAAGTATTACGTGATGAATATAAAGATACACTTGAAGTGGTGATGCGTGTTTACTTTGAAAAACCGCGTACAACAGTAGGTTGGAAAGGCTTAATTAACGATCCTTATTTAAATGATACATATCGTTTAAATGATGGTTTACGTATTGCACGTAAATTATTATCTGACATCAATAATTTAGGCGTCCCGTCAGCAGGTGAGTTCTTAGATATGATCACACCACAATATGTGGCTGATTTCATGAGCTGGGGCGCAATTGGTGCGAGAACAACTGAATCTCAAGTACACCGAGAATTAGCTTCAGGCTTATCTTGTGCGGTAGGCTTTAAAAATGGCACAAATGGTGGCGTGAAAGTCGCCTTAGATGCAATGGGCGCGGCAGAAGCTTCGCATTATTTCTTGTCTGTGACAAAATTTGGTCATTCTGCCATTGTTTCAACAAAAGGAAATGAAGACTGTCACATCATTTTACGTGGTGGGGATAAAGGTCCTAACTATAAAGCAGAAGATGTTGCAAAAGTTTGTGCAGAGATCGAAAAATCAGGTCGTATTCCACATGTAATGGTTGATTTCAGTCATGCAAATAGTAGCAAACAATTTAAAAAACAAATGGAAGTTTGTGAAGATGTTTGCCAGCAAATTGCAGGTGGTTCAAAGCAGATCTTCGGTGTTATGGTGGAAAGTCATATCGTTGAAGGTCGTCAAGACTTAGTCGATGGTAAAGCTCAGACTTACGGGCAAAGTATCACTGATGCTTGTATCGGTTGGGAAGATACAGAAATCGTGTTAAAACAGTTATCCGATGCTGTATTAGCACGTCGCCAAGTAAATGGCTAA
- a CDS encoding DegQ family serine endoprotease has product MKKRNFVLTGIALGLSVFATSLSVQAAIPNEIVEQGSLAPMLEKAQAAVVTLSVEGKAKANSRSALPDDIPEEFKFFFGDQFGEQFGGDRGASRNFRGLGSGVIINADKGYVLTNNHVVDGADKITVKLQDGREFKAKLVGKDEQSDIALVQIEKPTNLTAIKMADSDKLRVGDFTVAIGNPFGLGQTVTSGIVSALGRSTGSDSGAYENYIQTDAAVNRGNSGGALLNLQGELIGINTAIISPSGGNAGIAFAIPSNQANNLVQQILEFGEVRRGLLGIKGGELNADLAKAFNVSAQQGAFVSEVIPNSAAEKAGLKAGDVITAMNGQKISSFAEMRAKIATSGAGKEIELTYLRDGKTDNVKVTLQADDGSQTASKTELPALDGATLNNYDAKGVKGVEISKVQPNSMAAQRGLKSGDIIIGINRQPIESTQDLRKALDEKPSAVALNILRGKNNFYLLVQ; this is encoded by the coding sequence ATGAAGAAAAGAAATTTTGTATTAACCGGTATAGCATTAGGTTTAAGCGTGTTTGCAACCTCTTTATCCGTTCAAGCGGCTATTCCAAATGAGATTGTCGAACAAGGCAGCCTTGCACCAATGTTAGAAAAAGCACAAGCAGCAGTTGTGACCCTTTCTGTTGAAGGCAAAGCAAAAGCTAACAGCCGTTCAGCATTACCTGATGATATTCCAGAAGAATTTAAATTTTTCTTTGGTGATCAATTTGGCGAACAATTCGGCGGAGATCGTGGTGCATCACGCAACTTCCGCGGTTTAGGTTCTGGCGTGATCATCAATGCAGATAAAGGCTATGTTTTAACGAACAATCACGTCGTAGATGGCGCAGATAAAATTACCGTAAAATTACAAGACGGACGTGAATTCAAAGCCAAACTCGTTGGAAAAGACGAACAATCTGATATCGCTTTAGTACAAATCGAAAAACCAACTAACCTCACCGCGATCAAAATGGCTGACTCCGATAAATTACGCGTAGGTGATTTTACCGTTGCTATCGGTAACCCATTCGGTTTAGGCCAAACCGTCACCTCTGGTATTGTTTCGGCGCTAGGTCGCTCTACTGGTTCAGATAGCGGTGCATATGAAAACTATATCCAAACTGATGCGGCGGTAAACCGTGGTAACTCTGGTGGTGCATTATTGAATTTACAAGGTGAATTAATTGGTATTAATACCGCAATTATTTCTCCAAGTGGCGGTAACGCCGGGATTGCATTTGCAATTCCAAGCAACCAAGCCAACAACCTTGTCCAACAAATCTTAGAATTTGGTGAAGTACGTCGTGGTTTACTCGGTATTAAAGGTGGCGAATTAAATGCCGATTTAGCAAAAGCCTTTAATGTTAGTGCACAACAAGGTGCATTTGTGAGTGAAGTCATTCCAAATTCTGCTGCAGAAAAAGCTGGCTTGAAAGCGGGTGATGTGATCACTGCAATGAATGGTCAGAAAATCTCAAGCTTCGCCGAAATGCGTGCAAAAATTGCAACTTCTGGTGCAGGTAAAGAAATTGAACTCACTTATTTACGTGATGGCAAAACTGACAACGTAAAAGTGACCTTACAAGCAGACGATGGCTCTCAAACGGCAAGTAAAACAGAACTTCCTGCACTAGATGGTGCAACCTTAAACAACTACGATGCAAAAGGTGTTAAAGGTGTAGAAATTAGTAAAGTACAGCCAAATTCAATGGCGGCACAACGCGGTTTAAAATCGGGTGATATCATCATCGGCATCAACCGTCAGCCAATTGAAAGCACGCAAGACTTACGCAAAGCGCTAGATGAAAAACCATCTGCTGTTGCACTCAATATCTTACGTGGTAAAAACAACTTCTACTTATTAGTGCAATAA
- the uvrB gene encoding excinuclease ABC subunit UvrB has product MAEKINTKPFILHSDFKPSGDQPQAIEKLVENLEDGLAHQTLLGVTGSGKTFTIANVIATLNRPAMLLAPNKTLAAQLYAEMKAFFPENAVEYFVSYYDYYQPEAYVPSSDTFIEKDASINDQIEQMRLSATKSFLERRDTIVVASVSAIYGLGDPDSYLQMMLHLQQGAIINQRQILAKLAELQYTRNDQAFQRGTFRVRGEVIDIFPAESDDRAIRIELFDDEIERLSLFDPLTGTSFGAVPRFTVYPKTHYVTPRERILDAIEKIKAELVQRREYFIKEHKLLEEQRITQRTQFDIEMMNELGYCSGIENYSRYLSGRNEGEPPPTLFDYMPSDAILIIDESHVTVPQIGGMYRGDRSRKETLVEYGFRLPSALDNRPLRFEEFERLAPQTIYVSATPGPYELEKSGTEIVDQVVRPTGLLDPQIEIRPVSIQVDDLLSEARQRADKNERVLVTTLTKKMAEDLTDYLDEHGIRVRYLHSDIDTVERVEIIRDLRLGEFDVLVGINLLREGLDIPEVSLVAILDADKEGFLRSERSLIQTIGRAARNLNGKAILYADSITKSMEKAITETNRRREKQMKYNEEHGIVPQALNKKVGELLDIGQGANQKAKSKQRGKTAAEPTALYNAPKSAKEFQQQIKKLEQQMYKFAQDLEFEKAAAVRDKLHQLREQFMISE; this is encoded by the coding sequence ATGGCAGAGAAAATTAACACGAAGCCTTTTATCCTTCATTCCGATTTTAAACCGTCCGGTGATCAGCCCCAAGCAATCGAAAAATTAGTCGAAAATTTAGAGGATGGTTTGGCGCATCAAACCCTTCTCGGGGTAACGGGCTCTGGTAAAACCTTTACTATTGCAAATGTTATCGCGACGTTAAATCGCCCAGCAATGTTACTTGCCCCAAATAAAACCCTTGCTGCTCAGCTTTATGCAGAAATGAAAGCATTCTTTCCTGAAAACGCGGTGGAGTATTTCGTCTCATACTATGATTACTATCAGCCGGAAGCTTATGTACCGAGTAGTGATACCTTTATTGAGAAAGATGCTTCTATTAATGATCAGATTGAACAGATGCGTCTTTCAGCTACGAAGTCATTTTTGGAGCGTCGAGATACTATCGTAGTCGCATCTGTTTCAGCGATTTATGGTTTGGGGGACCCAGATAGCTATTTACAAATGATGTTGCATTTACAGCAAGGTGCAATTATCAATCAACGTCAGATTTTAGCGAAGTTGGCGGAATTACAATACACAAGAAACGATCAAGCCTTTCAGCGTGGTACATTCCGTGTGCGCGGCGAAGTGATTGATATTTTCCCTGCGGAATCGGACGATCGTGCGATACGAATTGAATTATTTGATGATGAAATTGAACGTTTAAGTTTATTTGATCCTTTAACGGGCACAAGTTTTGGTGCTGTTCCTCGTTTTACGGTATATCCGAAAACGCACTATGTGACACCGAGAGAACGTATTTTAGATGCTATTGAAAAAATCAAAGCGGAACTTGTGCAACGCCGTGAGTATTTCATCAAAGAGCATAAATTGTTGGAAGAGCAGCGCATTACCCAACGCACGCAGTTTGATATTGAGATGATGAACGAGCTCGGTTATTGCTCAGGCATCGAAAACTATTCACGCTATCTTTCTGGCCGAAATGAAGGCGAACCGCCTCCGACATTATTTGATTATATGCCGTCTGATGCGATTTTGATTATTGATGAATCACACGTGACAGTACCACAAATTGGTGGGATGTATCGTGGAGACCGCTCACGTAAAGAAACTTTGGTGGAATATGGTTTCCGTTTGCCTTCTGCATTAGATAACCGTCCATTGCGTTTTGAAGAGTTTGAACGTTTAGCGCCACAGACGATTTACGTTTCAGCGACACCTGGTCCTTATGAATTGGAAAAATCGGGTACTGAAATTGTCGATCAGGTTGTGCGTCCAACAGGCTTACTCGATCCGCAAATTGAAATTCGTCCAGTGTCCATTCAAGTGGATGATTTGCTGTCTGAAGCACGTCAAAGAGCGGACAAAAATGAGCGTGTTTTAGTGACAACGCTGACGAAGAAAATGGCGGAAGATTTAACGGATTACCTAGACGAGCACGGTATTCGTGTCCGTTATTTGCATTCAGATATTGATACTGTTGAGCGTGTAGAGATTATTCGTGATTTACGTTTAGGCGAGTTTGATGTATTGGTTGGTATCAACTTGTTACGTGAGGGCTTGGATATTCCAGAAGTCTCTCTTGTGGCAATTTTAGATGCGGATAAAGAAGGTTTCTTGCGTTCTGAACGTTCCTTAATCCAAACTATCGGCCGTGCTGCTCGAAACTTAAATGGTAAAGCAATTTTATATGCGGATAGCATCACTAAATCTATGGAAAAAGCCATTACCGAAACGAATCGCCGTCGTGAAAAACAAATGAAATACAATGAAGAGCACGGCATTGTTCCACAGGCATTGAATAAGAAAGTGGGCGAGTTGTTAGATATTGGTCAAGGTGCAAATCAAAAAGCCAAATCGAAACAGCGTGGTAAAACAGCAGCTGAACCGACCGCACTTTACAATGCACCTAAATCCGCCAAAGAATTCCAACAACAAATTAAGAAATTGGAACAACAAATGTATAAATTTGCTCAAGATCTTGAGTTTGAAAAAGCCGCCGCAGTACGCGATAAGCTTCATCAATTGAGAGAGCAATTTATGATATCGGAATAA
- a CDS encoding TIGR01619 family protein, with product MDMANWQNYRSQVNGMPAVFTANIEDLDVYHGKHLSKVVQFTVPYQGDEDGLPNEDEYEKLINRLFKILAQLTALPNVFFAGHFICNHQAKMHFYCEHDALLKETLQQLDFVSEINVQDDPNWDTYFDFLLASPLEMKLNATEEILSMLNSKGRNLSDTYLIEHTFHFDEEEKMFPFMDELTLGKVSFNTLKYSSQAIQTEEDEQPYFMVKLEQELSLDSNEIFDWVERFEKLAMEFSGDYIGWECDNLMDDRSSLN from the coding sequence ATGGATATGGCAAATTGGCAGAATTACCGTTCACAAGTGAATGGTATGCCTGCCGTGTTTACCGCAAATATTGAAGATTTAGATGTTTATCATGGTAAACATCTCAGTAAGGTTGTGCAATTTACCGTGCCTTATCAGGGAGATGAGGATGGTTTGCCGAATGAAGACGAATATGAAAAATTGATTAATCGTCTTTTTAAAATCCTTGCACAATTGACCGCACTTCCGAATGTTTTCTTTGCTGGACATTTTATTTGCAATCATCAGGCAAAAATGCATTTTTATTGTGAACATGATGCTTTGCTTAAAGAAACCCTTCAACAGCTTGATTTTGTTTCAGAGATCAATGTGCAGGATGATCCCAATTGGGATACCTATTTCGATTTCTTACTGGCTTCGCCATTGGAAATGAAATTAAATGCGACAGAAGAGATTTTGAGTATGCTGAATAGCAAAGGGCGCAATTTAAGCGATACTTATTTGATTGAGCATACTTTTCATTTTGATGAAGAAGAAAAAATGTTCCCTTTCATGGATGAATTAACGCTTGGAAAAGTGTCTTTTAACACTCTTAAATATTCTAGCCAAGCTATTCAAACAGAAGAAGATGAACAACCTTATTTCATGGTGAAATTGGAGCAAGAGCTTTCATTAGATAGTAATGAGATCTTCGATTGGGTAGAGCGTTTTGAAAAATTAGCTATGGAGTTTTCAGGCGACTATATCGGCTGGGAATGTGATAATTTAATGGATGATCGTTCATCATTAAATTAG
- the xthA gene encoding exodeoxyribonuclease III, translated as MKFISFNINGLRARPHQLEAIIEKYQPDVIGLQEIKVADEDFPYTITDNWGYHVFHHGQKGHYGVALLTKKEPKAVRRGFPTDNEDAQKRIIMADLETPFGLLTVINGYFPQGESRAHETKFPAKEKFYADLQRYLEQDHDKANPVLIMGDMNISPTDLDIGIGDENRKRWLRTGKCSFLPEEREWYQRLYDYGLEDTFRKLNPTVNDKFSWFDYRSKGFDDNRGLRIDHILVNHQLAERCVDVGIALDIRAMEKPSDHAPIWAEFK; from the coding sequence ATGAAATTTATCTCTTTTAATATTAATGGTTTACGTGCTCGCCCTCATCAACTTGAAGCAATTATTGAAAAATACCAACCGGATGTGATTGGTTTACAAGAAATCAAAGTAGCGGATGAAGATTTTCCTTATACAATTACTGATAATTGGGGGTACCACGTTTTTCACCATGGACAAAAAGGTCATTATGGTGTTGCCCTGTTAACTAAAAAAGAACCAAAAGCCGTGCGACGTGGTTTTCCAACGGATAATGAAGATGCGCAAAAACGTATTATTATGGCGGATTTAGAAACCCCGTTTGGTTTGTTAACGGTAATTAATGGCTATTTCCCACAAGGAGAAAGTCGTGCTCATGAAACGAAGTTTCCGGCAAAAGAAAAATTTTATGCGGATCTTCAACGTTATTTAGAGCAAGATCACGATAAAGCTAATCCGGTTTTAATTATGGGTGATATGAATATCAGTCCAACTGATTTAGATATTGGTATCGGCGATGAAAACCGCAAACGTTGGTTGCGTACCGGTAAATGTTCATTCTTACCCGAAGAGCGTGAATGGTATCAACGTTTATACGATTATGGATTGGAAGATACGTTCCGCAAATTAAATCCAACAGTCAATGACAAGTTCTCGTGGTTTGATTATCGCTCAAAAGGTTTTGATGACAACCGTGGATTACGTATCGATCATATTTTAGTTAATCATCAATTAGCAGAGCGTTGCGTGGATGTCGGTATTGCATTGGATATTCGTGCGATGGAAAAACCGTCAGATCACGCACCAATCTGGGCAGAGTTTAAATAG
- a CDS encoding cation:proton antiporter: MNTYTYLCFLTTIAILISFITRKLNDNIQYTIAITATSMAGSLFLVLLGYFNWFNLDDIATRVIERIDFKDFLLNGILGFLLFAGALGIKLPVLNNQKWEITTFALFSTLASTFFIGFLLYGVALLFGWHIDLIYCILFGALISPDDPIAVLAIIKNLKAPKRLSMQVEGESLFNDGIGLVIFTTVFAVAFGGHEPTASGILHLFFKEALGGIAFGLVLGLFAHYLISATDDGSLEILLTLIVPTAGFMLANLLHVSGALAMVVAGILIGNWTRYTGFSQQSQRYLDHFWEMIDHFLNSLLFILIGLAILLIHVSWQGLILIFLAIPVCLICRYVSVWLPFQVMKRYRKYNPYTMKVLTWGALRGGLALAMALSIPSGQFYIEGLEMDVRDLILGMTYAVVAFSILVQGMTIETLIRKSKEATMRERGYTGIGLAK; the protein is encoded by the coding sequence ATGAATACTTATACTTACTTGTGTTTCCTGACCACAATAGCCATTCTTATTAGTTTTATCACCCGTAAGCTGAATGATAATATCCAATATACGATTGCTATCACAGCCACTTCAATGGCGGGATCACTATTTCTCGTTTTGCTAGGTTATTTCAACTGGTTTAATTTAGATGATATTGCAACTCGTGTTATTGAACGTATTGATTTTAAAGATTTCTTATTGAACGGGATTTTAGGCTTTTTACTCTTTGCCGGTGCCTTGGGCATTAAACTTCCAGTCTTAAACAATCAAAAATGGGAAATTACCACTTTCGCGCTGTTCTCAACGCTTGCTTCCACCTTTTTTATTGGTTTTCTACTTTATGGCGTTGCCTTACTTTTCGGCTGGCATATTGATTTAATTTACTGCATCTTATTTGGTGCCCTCATATCGCCTGATGACCCGATTGCCGTACTTGCCATTATCAAAAACTTAAAAGCACCAAAGCGCTTATCTATGCAAGTGGAAGGCGAATCACTTTTTAATGATGGGATTGGCTTGGTAATTTTCACTACGGTTTTTGCCGTCGCATTTGGCGGACATGAACCGACAGCAAGCGGCATTCTCCATTTATTTTTTAAAGAAGCTTTAGGTGGGATTGCATTTGGATTGGTTTTAGGTCTCTTCGCCCATTATCTGATTTCAGCCACCGATGATGGTTCATTAGAAATTCTTTTGACCTTAATCGTACCCACTGCGGGCTTTATGCTTGCTAATCTCTTACACGTCTCAGGGGCATTAGCGATGGTTGTCGCCGGGATTTTAATCGGGAATTGGACAAGATACACCGGCTTTTCTCAACAAAGCCAACGCTATTTAGATCACTTTTGGGAAATGATCGATCACTTTCTCAATTCTTTACTCTTCATCTTGATCGGTTTAGCAATTTTATTGATTCATGTGTCTTGGCAAGGGTTAATCTTAATTTTCCTTGCTATTCCAGTGTGCTTAATCTGTCGCTATGTAAGTGTTTGGTTGCCATTCCAAGTCATGAAACGCTACCGTAAATACAACCCTTACACCATGAAAGTGCTCACTTGGGGCGCCTTACGAGGCGGATTAGCTCTGGCTATGGCACTTTCTATTCCAAGTGGTCAATTTTATATTGAAGGATTAGAAATGGATGTTCGCGATCTTATTTTAGGTATGACGTATGCAGTAGTGGCATTCTCAATTCTCGTGCAAGGCATGACAATTGAAACCTTAATTCGTAAATCAAAAGAAGCTACCATGCGTGAACGTGGCTATACAGGTATCGGATTAGCGAAATAA